The following are encoded together in the Glycine max cultivar Williams 82 chromosome 8, Glycine_max_v4.0, whole genome shotgun sequence genome:
- the LOC100791897 gene encoding F-box/kelch-repeat protein At1g26930 has protein sequence MLEGRSCVVPRLFPSSCQADNKWSFMTYLPDLDIKNGKRPLDTDGEEEPQPRKVNRRVDSRHHGETTRFLFQKQSCHADDSVVPQMDQDRRKDCVLLSNWQRVEKADAFSAQLLDEREQHRAGDSLVVSTDLQSNKKEEDQLEDSSDSGVQQSDEQKMEQEVEGDLLDAGDQQPPDDQEEHHGGDSSDSGSLLPRMNRDSSIACLSRCSRSDYGSLASLNRSFRNTIRSGELYRWRRLNGIIEHWIYFSCALLEWEAYDPIRERWMHLPRMASNECFMCSDKESLAVGTELLVFGREMRSHVIYRYSLLTNSWTSGMRMNAPRCLFGSASLGEIAILAGGCDLDGHILDSAELYNSENQTWELLPSMNKPRKMCSGVFMDGKFYVIGGIGGKDSKLLTCGEEYNIQTRTWTEIPNMSPGRSARGAEMPATAEAPPLVAVVNDELYAADYADMEVKKYDKERRVWVTIGRLPERAVSMNGWGLAFRACGDMLIVIGGPRTHGEGFIELNSWVPSEGPPQWNLLARKRSGNFVYNCAVMGC, from the coding sequence ATGTTGGAGGGTCGTTCCTGCGTGGTTCCGAGGTTGTTTCCCAGTTCTTGCCAGGCAGATAACAAGTGGTCTTTCATGACATACCTGCCGGACTTGGACATAAAGAATGGCAAGCGCCCTTTAGACACTGATGGGGAGGAAGAACCCCAGCCAAGGAAGGTGAATAGGAGAGTGGATTCTCGCCATCATGGCGAGACCACTCGGTTCTTGTTTCAAAAACAATCGTGTCATGCTGATGATTCTGTTGTTCCACAAATGGATCAGGATCGGAGGAAGGATTGCGTGTTGTTGAGTAATTGGCAAAGAGTTGAGAAGGCTGATGCCTTTTCTGCCCAGCTTTTGGATGAACGAGAGCAGCATCGCGCTGGGGATTCATTGGTGGTGTCCACTGACCTTCAATCTAATAAAAAGGAGGAGGATCAGTTAGAGGATTCATCAGATTCTGGTGTTCAGCAATCTGATGAACAGAAGATGGAGCAGGAGGTGGAAGGGGATTTGCTGGATGCTGGTGACCAGCAGCCACCTGATGATCAGGAAGAGCATCATGGTGGGGATTCATCAGATTCTGGTTCTCTTTTGCCCCGAATGAATCGGGACAGCTCAATCGCTTGTCTCAGCCGCTGCTCCAGGTCCGACTATGGCTCTCTGGCCTCGCTGAATAGGAGCTTTCGGAACACAATCCGAAGTGGTGAGTTGTATAGGTGGAGGAGACTTAATGGGATAATAGAACACTGGATTTATTTTTCCTGTGCCCTCCTTGAATGGGAGGCCTATGATCCAATTCGCGAACGGTGGATGCATTTACCAAGGATGGCTTCTAATGAATGCTTCATGTGTTCAGATAAGGAGTCTTTAGCTGTAGGAACTGAACTTCTTGTGTTTGGAAGGGAGATGAGGTCCCATGTTATTTACAGATACAGTCTTTTGACTAACTCATGGACATCTGGAATGAGGATGAATGCTCCAAGATGCTTGTTTGGATCTGCTAGTTTGGGGGAGATTGCTATTTTAGCTGGCGGGTGCGATTTGGACGGTCATATCCTTGACTCTGCTGAACTGTACAATTCTGAGAATCAAACCTGGGAACTACTCCCTAGCATGAACAAGCCGAGGAAGATGTGCTCTGGGGTATTTATGGATGGAAAGTTTTATGTTATTGGTGGAATTGGTGGAAAAGATTCTAAGCTTCTTACATGTGGTGAGGAGTACAATATACAAACTAGAACATGGACAGAAATTCCTAACATGTCCCCTGGACGCAGTGCCAGGGGAGCTGAAATGCCTGCAACAGCTGAGGCGCCACCTCTGGTTGCCGTTGTAAATGATGAATTATATGCTGCTGATTATGCTGACATGGAGGTAAAAAAATACGACAAGGAGCGAAGAGTGTGGGTTACCATTGGGAGACTACCTGAGCGAGCAGTGTCGATGAATGGTTGGGGTCTTGCATTCAGGGCGTGCGGAGATATGCTTATTGTCATCGGTGGACCAAGGACTCATGGTGAGGGTTTTATTGAACTCAATTCATGGGTTCCCAGTGAAGGACCTCCACAGTGGAATCTACTCGCCAGAAAACGGTCTGGCAACTTTGTCTATAATTGTGCTGTGATGGGATGTTGA